The Paeniglutamicibacter sulfureus genome includes a region encoding these proteins:
- a CDS encoding MerR family transcriptional regulator, whose product MTDTPTPAADARTMHIGDLAEATGLSQRTIRHYDEVGLLPATTRSEGGFRIYTESDLQRMLVIRSMKPLGFTLEEMGELLDTVDALGLDKNNAAARARLSEFIGQAEQKRAKLALNLRRAEDFIQDLHSR is encoded by the coding sequence ATGACTGACACCCCAACCCCAGCCGCCGATGCGCGGACCATGCACATCGGGGACCTGGCCGAGGCCACGGGCCTGTCCCAGCGAACCATCCGCCACTACGACGAGGTGGGCCTGCTCCCGGCAACCACGCGCAGTGAGGGAGGCTTTCGGATCTACACCGAATCCGACCTCCAGCGCATGCTGGTGATTCGGTCGATGAAACCTCTGGGATTCACTCTGGAGGAAATGGGCGAACTGCTGGACACCGTCGATGCCTTGGGCCTCGACAAGAACAATGCCGCCGCCCGGGCCAGGCTGTCGGAGTTCATCGGGCAGGCCGAACAGAAGCGCGCGAAGTTGGCGCTGAACCTTCGCCGGGCCGAAGACTTCATCCAGGACCTTCACAGCAGATAA
- a CDS encoding SDR family NAD(P)-dependent oxidoreductase has product MASPSSLSVTDFAGAGVVVTGATSGLGAATARLFASHGAQVVVCGRNEAKGTALAEEIGGVFAHVDVRDEDSMRAAMDLGARAPRGLRVAVSAAGSAIIEKTLGRSGAHSRASFTDQLETNLVGSFTLLTMAAEAMSGNAPESDGSRGVIALTSSVAAYEGQMGQLAYAASKGGVNAMVLPAARDLARHGIRVLGVAPGVFDTPFMDVLSDEAKSGIGAAVPFPQRLGHAGEFAQLMHSLISNPMLNGEVVRLDGALRLGMR; this is encoded by the coding sequence ATGGCTTCCCCATCTTCCTTGTCAGTCACCGATTTCGCCGGTGCCGGCGTCGTGGTCACCGGAGCGACCTCAGGACTCGGTGCCGCGACTGCACGTCTCTTTGCCTCCCACGGAGCGCAGGTTGTGGTGTGCGGCCGCAACGAAGCCAAGGGCACTGCACTGGCCGAAGAAATCGGCGGAGTGTTTGCGCACGTCGACGTGCGCGACGAAGACTCGATGCGGGCAGCCATGGATCTTGGTGCCCGGGCACCCCGCGGACTTCGGGTCGCCGTGTCCGCAGCGGGCTCGGCCATCATCGAGAAGACCCTGGGCCGCAGCGGCGCGCACTCGCGTGCGTCCTTCACCGACCAGCTCGAGACCAACCTGGTCGGATCCTTCACCCTGCTGACCATGGCGGCAGAAGCCATGTCCGGCAACGCACCCGAATCCGACGGATCCCGCGGGGTCATTGCGCTGACCAGTTCGGTCGCCGCCTACGAGGGACAAATGGGCCAGCTGGCCTATGCCGCCTCCAAGGGCGGGGTAAACGCCATGGTCCTTCCCGCCGCCCGGGATTTGGCGCGTCACGGAATCCGTGTCCTCGGCGTGGCCCCGGGCGTCTTCGACACCCCGTTCATGGATGTCCTCAGCGACGAGGCCAAGTCGGGCATCGGCGCCGCCGTGCCCTTCCCGCAACGTCTCGGGCACGCCGGCGAGTTCGCCCAACTGATGCATTCGCTGATATCCAACCCCATGCTCAACGGCGAGGTCGTCCGCCTCGACGGTGCACTGCGCCTGGGCATGCGCTAA
- a CDS encoding zinc-binding dehydrogenase translates to MLAAVAHAQNPNDPLSCLELREVPTPVAPEGWTRVKVKASSLNMHDVWTLRGVGHDPKNIPIILGCDVAGVTDDGREVVIYPVIADPDAGNGDETLDPNRALLSERHDGGFAEYIVVPDRCVIPKPEQLSFEEAACLPVAWSTAYRMLFTQGQLKAGDRVLVQGAGGGVASAAIALAAAAGATVYATSRTADKRALALELGAHAAFESGTRLPERVDLVIETVGEATWGHSLRCLRPGGAIVIAGTTSGTSPEADLGRIFYQQLRILGSTGSTRHEMVAMLRMLASTGLRPRIDRVLPLERIHEGFAAMMAGETNGKIVITIA, encoded by the coding sequence ATGCTTGCAGCAGTCGCCCACGCCCAGAACCCCAACGATCCCCTGTCCTGCCTGGAGCTGCGTGAGGTCCCCACACCTGTCGCCCCCGAAGGCTGGACCCGAGTGAAGGTCAAGGCCTCCTCGCTGAACATGCACGACGTTTGGACCTTGCGCGGGGTCGGGCACGATCCCAAGAACATCCCCATCATCCTTGGTTGCGACGTCGCCGGTGTCACCGACGACGGGCGCGAGGTCGTCATCTACCCGGTGATTGCCGACCCGGATGCCGGGAACGGGGACGAGACCCTGGACCCGAACCGTGCCCTGCTATCCGAACGGCACGACGGCGGCTTCGCCGAGTACATCGTGGTGCCCGATCGCTGCGTGATCCCCAAGCCCGAGCAACTCTCCTTCGAGGAAGCCGCCTGCCTGCCCGTGGCCTGGTCAACCGCCTACCGCATGCTCTTCACCCAAGGCCAGCTCAAGGCCGGGGACCGGGTGCTGGTCCAGGGTGCCGGCGGCGGCGTGGCCTCGGCTGCCATCGCGTTGGCCGCCGCCGCCGGAGCCACCGTCTATGCCACCAGCCGCACCGCGGACAAACGCGCCCTGGCGCTGGAACTCGGCGCCCACGCGGCATTCGAGTCCGGTACACGGCTGCCCGAGCGCGTGGACTTGGTCATCGAGACGGTCGGGGAGGCCACGTGGGGCCACTCGCTGCGCTGCCTGCGCCCGGGCGGCGCCATCGTGATCGCCGGGACGACCTCCGGCACCAGCCCGGAGGCGGACCTGGGCCGCATCTTCTACCAACAGTTGCGGATTCTTGGCTCCACCGGCTCCACCCGCCACGAAATGGTCGCGATGCTGCGCATGCTAGCCTCCACCGGACTGCGTCCGCGCATCGACCGCGTGCTGCCGTTGGAACGCATCCACGAAGGATTCGCAGCCATGATGGCCGGGGAAACCAACGGCAAGATCGTCATCACCATCGCTTGA
- a CDS encoding IclR family transcriptional regulator — protein MNQPTTAPPPSTSRTAGSQTLARGLEVLRLVAGTPAGLGINEVAEHAGIHRTGAYRLLNTLCDAQLLHRGADGRFRGAAGLFSLSASAYHSLIAAAEPVLRRYADELGATLALIVREGDEAIALRVTAPTSGTYHVSFAEASRHPLDLGAAGHAILASEPASPGEDPRVSAARASGYAQTFGEVEPGMHGLAVPLDAGICGVPACLNLITVRREQAEAAVTVLQQAARALEAALV, from the coding sequence GTGAACCAGCCAACAACCGCACCCCCTCCCTCCACGTCCCGAACCGCAGGATCCCAGACCCTGGCCCGCGGGCTCGAAGTGCTGCGTTTGGTGGCGGGCACCCCGGCAGGGCTGGGCATCAACGAGGTCGCCGAGCATGCCGGCATCCACCGCACAGGTGCCTACCGCCTGCTCAACACGCTCTGCGACGCCCAGCTGCTCCACCGCGGTGCGGACGGCCGCTTCCGCGGCGCGGCGGGGTTATTCTCCCTCTCCGCCTCGGCCTACCACTCGTTGATTGCTGCAGCCGAACCGGTGCTGCGCCGCTATGCCGACGAGCTCGGAGCCACCCTGGCCCTGATCGTGCGCGAAGGTGACGAAGCCATCGCCCTGCGGGTCACCGCCCCGACCTCCGGCACCTACCATGTGTCCTTCGCCGAGGCCTCGCGTCATCCGCTGGACCTCGGGGCCGCGGGCCACGCGATACTGGCCAGCGAGCCAGCGAGCCCCGGAGAGGATCCCCGCGTCAGCGCCGCCCGCGCCTCCGGCTACGCGCAGACCTTCGGCGAGGTGGAGCCCGGCATGCACGGCCTGGCCGTGCCGCTGGATGCCGGCATCTGCGGCGTCCCGGCCTGCCTGAACCTGATCACGGTGCGCCGGGAACAAGCGGAGGCTGCCGTCACCGTGCTGCAGCAGGCGGCCCGCGCGCTCGAGGCCGCACTGGTCTGA
- a CDS encoding bifunctional 3-(3-hydroxy-phenyl)propionate/3-hydroxycinnamic acid hydroxylase, whose amino-acid sequence MNSIPSSEVLIIGAGPAGLMLANILGMYGRSVTVLEARDELIDYPRGVGLDDESLRTIQTVGLVDTVLPHTAPQHIMRLVNGSGKTIMINNPQTREFGWDRKHAFIQPEVDKALYAGLAQYPNINVHFGHLVEDVIEDAAGVTAIARVTNADGTETEHRFSAQYLVGCEGGKSPTRKRMGVSFEGDSPSTRWLVVDVDNDPLGTPNVFLGADPKRPYVSIGLPHAVRRWEFMLHDHEDESVVTSKEWVAEMLKDHVPDPHNLSYIRRRVFTHHGRVAGSFRKGRQLIAGDAAHLMPVWMGQGWNSGMRDATNLGWKLTSVLTGTAGEDILDTYTSERKDHAKAMVDLSMTLGSVIKITNPLAVAARDAASSVLNLFPSAKSYFSDMRFKPMPRYTAGVLADPTTQASGTAAAKLTSKLIPVKTANRKVSPVGVQFPQPRVNSQLDENLLLDDVIGNWWTVLVWGNDPKDVLPAHSIKALEALGAKLVALVPETQREWAQEHMSEDVLVLGDHTGAVKKWFDERPTPMIFLRPDRFVAGACLHQHGPATLQAILDSMGSAADHSPSKAQDSALAV is encoded by the coding sequence ATGAACAGCATCCCCTCCAGCGAAGTCCTGATCATCGGAGCCGGCCCCGCCGGCCTCATGCTCGCCAACATCCTGGGGATGTACGGCCGAAGCGTCACGGTCCTCGAGGCCCGAGACGAACTCATCGACTACCCGCGCGGCGTGGGCCTTGACGACGAATCGCTGCGCACCATCCAGACCGTGGGCCTGGTGGACACCGTGCTGCCGCACACCGCACCGCAGCACATCATGCGGCTGGTCAACGGCTCCGGCAAGACCATCATGATCAACAACCCGCAGACCCGGGAATTCGGCTGGGACCGCAAGCACGCCTTCATCCAGCCCGAGGTCGACAAGGCCCTGTACGCGGGCCTGGCCCAGTACCCCAACATCAATGTGCACTTCGGCCACCTGGTCGAGGACGTCATCGAGGACGCCGCCGGCGTCACCGCCATTGCCCGCGTGACCAATGCCGATGGAACCGAAACCGAGCACCGCTTTTCCGCGCAGTACCTGGTGGGTTGCGAGGGCGGCAAGTCCCCGACGCGCAAGCGCATGGGCGTGAGCTTCGAGGGCGACTCCCCCTCCACCCGCTGGCTGGTCGTCGATGTCGACAACGACCCATTGGGCACCCCCAACGTCTTTCTCGGGGCGGACCCCAAGCGCCCGTATGTCTCCATCGGCCTGCCCCACGCCGTCCGCCGCTGGGAGTTTATGCTCCACGACCACGAGGACGAATCGGTGGTCACCTCCAAGGAGTGGGTCGCAGAGATGCTCAAGGACCACGTCCCGGACCCGCACAACCTGTCCTACATCCGCCGCCGCGTCTTCACCCACCACGGCCGCGTTGCCGGTTCCTTCCGCAAGGGCCGCCAGCTGATTGCCGGGGATGCCGCGCACCTGATGCCCGTGTGGATGGGCCAGGGCTGGAACTCGGGAATGCGCGATGCCACCAACCTGGGCTGGAAGCTGACCAGCGTGCTGACCGGCACCGCCGGCGAGGACATCCTGGACACCTACACCTCCGAGCGCAAGGACCACGCCAAGGCCATGGTCGATTTGTCCATGACCCTGGGCTCGGTCATCAAGATCACCAACCCGTTGGCCGTCGCCGCCCGCGACGCCGCTTCCTCGGTGCTCAACCTCTTCCCCTCGGCCAAGAGCTACTTCTCCGACATGCGCTTCAAGCCGATGCCTCGCTACACCGCCGGCGTGCTGGCGGACCCCACCACCCAGGCCTCCGGCACGGCCGCCGCGAAGCTCACCAGCAAGCTGATCCCGGTCAAGACCGCGAACAGGAAGGTCTCCCCGGTCGGCGTGCAGTTCCCGCAGCCGCGCGTGAACTCGCAGCTCGATGAGAACCTGCTGCTCGATGACGTCATCGGCAACTGGTGGACCGTGCTGGTCTGGGGCAACGATCCCAAGGACGTGCTCCCCGCCCACTCCATCAAGGCACTCGAGGCCCTCGGCGCGAAGCTCGTGGCCTTGGTTCCCGAAACCCAGCGTGAATGGGCCCAGGAACACATGAGCGAGGACGTATTGGTGCTGGGAGACCACACCGGCGCAGTGAAGAAGTGGTTCGACGAGCGCCCGACCCCGATGATCTTCCTTCGCCCGGACCGCTTCGTCGCCGGTGCTTGCCTGCACCAGCACGGGCCTGCCACGCTGCAGGCGATCCTCGATTCCATGGGAAGTGCAGCCGATCATTCCCCGTCCAAGGCGCAGGACTCGGCCCTGGCAGTGTAG
- the bioD gene encoding dethiobiotin synthase produces MILVVTGTDTDVGKTVVSAALAACALDAGRRVAIYKPTQTGVAPGQAGDVQSIGDWLGNPPSLGLEEGARLADPMAPVDAALHAGGARAAQALPVLRDHLRRVQELALENDVVIVEGAGGILVSLTLAGDTIVDVAGALGARLVVVTRPHLGTLNHTALTLEAALARGFANGVLVLGSFPNEPTALHEINRRNLRALAEGLGWTWVPGPPAEVVGSEDPGERTRILHGAGRRLAPVFEDQPVLAHAVSSPGAEG; encoded by the coding sequence ATGATTCTCGTTGTCACCGGGACCGACACCGATGTCGGAAAGACGGTCGTCAGCGCGGCCCTGGCCGCCTGCGCCCTGGATGCGGGGCGGCGGGTTGCCATTTACAAGCCGACACAAACCGGCGTGGCACCCGGGCAGGCAGGCGACGTCCAGTCGATCGGCGACTGGCTCGGGAACCCGCCGTCGCTGGGACTCGAAGAAGGTGCCAGGTTGGCGGACCCCATGGCACCGGTGGATGCGGCCCTGCACGCCGGGGGCGCCCGGGCGGCCCAAGCGCTTCCCGTTCTTAGGGACCACCTTCGGCGCGTGCAGGAACTGGCCTTGGAGAACGACGTCGTCATCGTCGAGGGTGCCGGCGGAATTCTCGTGTCCCTGACCTTGGCCGGGGACACCATCGTCGATGTTGCCGGCGCGCTCGGGGCACGGCTGGTGGTGGTCACCCGGCCGCACCTGGGGACGTTGAACCACACGGCGCTGACCCTGGAAGCGGCTCTCGCCCGCGGCTTTGCCAACGGCGTGCTCGTGCTCGGCAGCTTCCCGAACGAGCCAACAGCCCTGCATGAAATCAACCGAAGGAATCTGCGCGCGCTGGCCGAAGGCCTTGGGTGGACATGGGTACCCGGTCCACCCGCGGAAGTTGTGGGCTCGGAGGACCCGGGGGAGCGGACCCGGATCCTGCACGGGGCTGGCCGTCGGCTGGCCCCGGTGTTCGAGGACCAGCCGGTTCTTGCCCATGCGGTTTCCAGCCCAGGCGCGGAAGGTTAG
- a CDS encoding cytochrome P450 has protein sequence MSCPFASPAATLGELAPLAGPLPDAYPVEVNRRYCSIEDPALVRRILLRPEVFTPDNALDTAIDLEPAALRILAAARFSLPPVLASASGSDHLAVRRVVARFFSPAKVAAQAGPIKERVAAICAGLAEEYRGGASIDLAQRLAAVIPPEVMHRLTGVPIPPAEDLKAWSQDSLELFWGWPDAKRQLELAASAAGFHAWLETSVAEAVARDDGNLYAALHHSGVDSARIRSLGYFLTIAGQETTAMLIATALRTALHEDRWTQCADSEKSAADLVGHVLAQASSVPTWRRRVAADIELDGHRFAEGEHLVLRLSGGVLGEANDDSLAFGFGIHRCLGAGLARMETEVVLGAAARALPDLRPAGDEPNWMHLLSFQAPRTVWTALGAREAMA, from the coding sequence ATGAGTTGCCCCTTTGCCTCCCCAGCCGCCACGCTCGGAGAGCTGGCGCCCCTGGCCGGACCGCTACCCGATGCCTACCCCGTAGAAGTCAACCGCCGCTACTGCAGCATCGAGGACCCCGCCCTGGTGCGCCGGATCCTGCTGCGCCCTGAGGTGTTTACCCCGGACAACGCGCTGGACACCGCCATCGATCTGGAGCCGGCGGCGCTGCGCATCCTGGCGGCGGCGAGGTTCTCTCTGCCGCCGGTATTGGCCAGTGCAAGCGGGTCCGACCACCTGGCGGTGCGCCGGGTGGTGGCCAGATTCTTCAGCCCTGCGAAGGTCGCCGCGCAGGCAGGTCCCATCAAGGAACGCGTGGCGGCGATCTGCGCCGGGCTTGCCGAGGAGTACCGCGGCGGTGCCAGCATCGACCTGGCGCAGCGGCTGGCGGCGGTGATTCCGCCCGAGGTCATGCACCGGCTCACCGGGGTGCCGATACCGCCGGCCGAGGACCTCAAGGCCTGGAGCCAGGACTCGCTGGAACTCTTCTGGGGTTGGCCCGATGCCAAGCGCCAGCTGGAGCTGGCTGCCAGCGCCGCCGGGTTCCATGCCTGGCTCGAGACCTCCGTGGCCGAGGCCGTGGCCCGCGATGACGGAAACCTCTACGCGGCGCTGCACCATTCAGGGGTCGACTCGGCACGGATCCGCTCACTGGGCTACTTCCTGACCATTGCCGGGCAGGAAACCACCGCCATGCTCATCGCCACCGCGCTGCGCACTGCCCTGCACGAGGACCGCTGGACGCAATGCGCCGACTCGGAGAAGTCCGCGGCGGATCTGGTGGGCCACGTGCTGGCCCAAGCCTCATCGGTACCGACCTGGCGCCGTCGCGTCGCTGCGGACATCGAACTCGACGGGCACCGTTTTGCCGAAGGTGAGCATTTGGTGCTCAGGCTCTCCGGCGGGGTCCTGGGGGAAGCCAACGACGACTCGCTGGCTTTCGGATTCGGCATCCACCGCTGCCTGGGCGCCGGGCTGGCACGGATGGAAACCGAGGTGGTGCTGGGGGCCGCGGCCCGGGCGTTGCCGGACCTGAGACCGGCGGGCGATGAGCCGAACTGGATGCACCTGCTCTCCTTTCAGGCACCGCGGACGGTATGGACTGCGCTGGGCGCGAGGGAGGCGATGGCATGA